The following coding sequences are from one Neovison vison isolate M4711 chromosome X, ASM_NN_V1, whole genome shotgun sequence window:
- the FHL1 gene encoding four and a half LIM domains protein 1 isoform X1: MASHKHSGPSSYKVGTMTEKFDCHYCRDNLQGKKYVQKDGHHCCLKCFDKFCANTCAECRKPIGADSKEVHYKNRYWHDTCFRCAKCLHPLANETFVAKDNKIFCNKCTTREDAPKCKGCFKPIVAGDQNVEYKKTVWHKDCFTCSNCKQVIGTGSFFPKGEDFYCVTCHETKFAKHCVKCNKAITSGGITYQDQPWHAECFVCVTCSKKLAGQRFTAVEDQYYCVDCYKNFVAKKCAGCKNPITGKRTVSRVSHPVTKARKPPVCHGKRLPLTLFPSANLRGRHPGGERTCPSWVVVLYRKNRSLAAPRGPGLVKAPVWWPMKDNPGTTTASTAKSAP; the protein is encoded by the exons ATGGCTTCCCATAAGCACTCAG GTCCATCCAGCTACAAGGTGGGCACCATGACCGAGAAGTTCGACTGCCACTACTGCAGGGACAACCTGCAGGGCAAGAAATACGTGCAGAAGGATGGCCACCACTGCTGCCTGAAGTGCTTCGACAAGTTCTGCGCCAACACCTGTGCGGAGTGCCGGAAGCCCATCGGCGCCGACTCCAAG GAGGTTCACTATAAGAACCGCTACTGGCATGACACCTGCTTCCGCTGTGCCAAGTGCCTTCACCCCTTGGCCAACGAGACCTTTGTGGCCAAGGACAACAAGATCTTTTGCAACAAGTGCACCACTCGGGAGGATGCCCCCAAGTGCAAGGGGTGCTTCAAGCCGATCGTGGCAG GAGATCAGAACGTGGAGTACAAGAAGACCGTCTGGCACAAAGACTGCTTCACCTGCAGCAACTGCAAGCAAGTCATCGGGACTGGAAGCTTCTTCCCTAAAGGGGAGGACTTCTACTGCGTGACTTGCCATGAGACCAAATTTGCCAAGCATTGCGTCAAGTGCAACAAG GCCATCACATCTGGAGGAATCACTTACCAGGATCAGCCCTGGCATGCCGAGTGCTTTGTGTGTGTTACCTGCTCTAAGAAGCTGGCTGGGCAGCGTTTCACCGCTGTGGAGGACCAGTATTACTGCGTGGATTGCTACAAGAACTTTGTGGCCAAGAAGTGTGCTGGATGCAAGAACCCCATCACTG GGAAAAGGACTGTGTCAagagtgagccacccagtcactaAAGCTAGGAAGCCCCCAGTGTGCCACGGGAAACGCTTGCCTCTCACCCTGTTTCCCAGCGCCAACCTCCGGGGCAGGCATCCGGGTGGAGAGAGGACTTGTCCCTCGTGGGTGGTGGTTCTTTATAGAAAAAATCGAAGCTTAGCAGCTCCTCGAGGCCCG GGTTTGGTAAAGGCTCCAGTGTGGTGGCCTATGAAGGACAATCCTGGCACGACTACTGCTTCCACTGCAAAAAGTGCTCCGTGA
- the FHL1 gene encoding four and a half LIM domains protein 1 isoform X2, with protein sequence MTEKFDCHYCRDNLQGKKYVQKDGHHCCLKCFDKFCANTCAECRKPIGADSKEVHYKNRYWHDTCFRCAKCLHPLANETFVAKDNKIFCNKCTTREDAPKCKGCFKPIVAGDQNVEYKKTVWHKDCFTCSNCKQVIGTGSFFPKGEDFYCVTCHETKFAKHCVKCNKAITSGGITYQDQPWHAECFVCVTCSKKLAGQRFTAVEDQYYCVDCYKNFVAKKCAGCKNPITGKRTVSRVSHPVTKARKPPVCHGKRLPLTLFPSANLRGRHPGGERTCPSWVVVLYRKNRSLAAPRGPGLVKAPVWWPMKDNPGTTTASTAKSAP encoded by the exons ATGACCGAGAAGTTCGACTGCCACTACTGCAGGGACAACCTGCAGGGCAAGAAATACGTGCAGAAGGATGGCCACCACTGCTGCCTGAAGTGCTTCGACAAGTTCTGCGCCAACACCTGTGCGGAGTGCCGGAAGCCCATCGGCGCCGACTCCAAG GAGGTTCACTATAAGAACCGCTACTGGCATGACACCTGCTTCCGCTGTGCCAAGTGCCTTCACCCCTTGGCCAACGAGACCTTTGTGGCCAAGGACAACAAGATCTTTTGCAACAAGTGCACCACTCGGGAGGATGCCCCCAAGTGCAAGGGGTGCTTCAAGCCGATCGTGGCAG GAGATCAGAACGTGGAGTACAAGAAGACCGTCTGGCACAAAGACTGCTTCACCTGCAGCAACTGCAAGCAAGTCATCGGGACTGGAAGCTTCTTCCCTAAAGGGGAGGACTTCTACTGCGTGACTTGCCATGAGACCAAATTTGCCAAGCATTGCGTCAAGTGCAACAAG GCCATCACATCTGGAGGAATCACTTACCAGGATCAGCCCTGGCATGCCGAGTGCTTTGTGTGTGTTACCTGCTCTAAGAAGCTGGCTGGGCAGCGTTTCACCGCTGTGGAGGACCAGTATTACTGCGTGGATTGCTACAAGAACTTTGTGGCCAAGAAGTGTGCTGGATGCAAGAACCCCATCACTG GGAAAAGGACTGTGTCAagagtgagccacccagtcactaAAGCTAGGAAGCCCCCAGTGTGCCACGGGAAACGCTTGCCTCTCACCCTGTTTCCCAGCGCCAACCTCCGGGGCAGGCATCCGGGTGGAGAGAGGACTTGTCCCTCGTGGGTGGTGGTTCTTTATAGAAAAAATCGAAGCTTAGCAGCTCCTCGAGGCCCG GGTTTGGTAAAGGCTCCAGTGTGGTGGCCTATGAAGGACAATCCTGGCACGACTACTGCTTCCACTGCAAAAAGTGCTCCGTGA
- the FHL1 gene encoding four and a half LIM domains protein 1 isoform X4, producing MASHKHSGPSSYKVGTMTEKFDCHYCRDNLQGKKYVQKDGHHCCLKCFDKFCANTCAECRKPIGADSKEVHYKNRYWHDTCFRCAKCLHPLANETFVAKDNKIFCNKCTTREDAPKCKGCFKPIVAGDQNVEYKKTVWHKDCFTCSNCKQVIGTGSFFPKGEDFYCVTCHETKFAKHCVKCNKGLVKAPVWWPMKDNPGTTTASTAKSAP from the exons ATGGCTTCCCATAAGCACTCAG GTCCATCCAGCTACAAGGTGGGCACCATGACCGAGAAGTTCGACTGCCACTACTGCAGGGACAACCTGCAGGGCAAGAAATACGTGCAGAAGGATGGCCACCACTGCTGCCTGAAGTGCTTCGACAAGTTCTGCGCCAACACCTGTGCGGAGTGCCGGAAGCCCATCGGCGCCGACTCCAAG GAGGTTCACTATAAGAACCGCTACTGGCATGACACCTGCTTCCGCTGTGCCAAGTGCCTTCACCCCTTGGCCAACGAGACCTTTGTGGCCAAGGACAACAAGATCTTTTGCAACAAGTGCACCACTCGGGAGGATGCCCCCAAGTGCAAGGGGTGCTTCAAGCCGATCGTGGCAG GAGATCAGAACGTGGAGTACAAGAAGACCGTCTGGCACAAAGACTGCTTCACCTGCAGCAACTGCAAGCAAGTCATCGGGACTGGAAGCTTCTTCCCTAAAGGGGAGGACTTCTACTGCGTGACTTGCCATGAGACCAAATTTGCCAAGCATTGCGTCAAGTGCAACAAG GGTTTGGTAAAGGCTCCAGTGTGGTGGCCTATGAAGGACAATCCTGGCACGACTACTGCTTCCACTGCAAAAAGTGCTCCGTGA
- the FHL1 gene encoding four and a half LIM domains protein 1 isoform X3 — MASHKHSGPSSYKVGTMTEKFDCHYCRDNLQGKKYVQKDGHHCCLKCFDKFCANTCAECRKPIGADSKEVHYKNRYWHDTCFRCAKCLHPLANETFVAKDNKIFCNKCTTREDAPKCKGCFKPIVAGDQNVEYKKTVWHKDCFTCSNCKQVIGTGSFFPKGEDFYCVTCHETKFAKHCVKCNKAITSGGITYQDQPWHAECFVCVTCSKKLAGQRFTAVEDQYYCVDCYKNFVAKKCAGCKNPITGFGKGSSVVAYEGQSWHDYCFHCKKCSVNLANKRFVFHEEQVYCPDCAKKL, encoded by the exons ATGGCTTCCCATAAGCACTCAG GTCCATCCAGCTACAAGGTGGGCACCATGACCGAGAAGTTCGACTGCCACTACTGCAGGGACAACCTGCAGGGCAAGAAATACGTGCAGAAGGATGGCCACCACTGCTGCCTGAAGTGCTTCGACAAGTTCTGCGCCAACACCTGTGCGGAGTGCCGGAAGCCCATCGGCGCCGACTCCAAG GAGGTTCACTATAAGAACCGCTACTGGCATGACACCTGCTTCCGCTGTGCCAAGTGCCTTCACCCCTTGGCCAACGAGACCTTTGTGGCCAAGGACAACAAGATCTTTTGCAACAAGTGCACCACTCGGGAGGATGCCCCCAAGTGCAAGGGGTGCTTCAAGCCGATCGTGGCAG GAGATCAGAACGTGGAGTACAAGAAGACCGTCTGGCACAAAGACTGCTTCACCTGCAGCAACTGCAAGCAAGTCATCGGGACTGGAAGCTTCTTCCCTAAAGGGGAGGACTTCTACTGCGTGACTTGCCATGAGACCAAATTTGCCAAGCATTGCGTCAAGTGCAACAAG GCCATCACATCTGGAGGAATCACTTACCAGGATCAGCCCTGGCATGCCGAGTGCTTTGTGTGTGTTACCTGCTCTAAGAAGCTGGCTGGGCAGCGTTTCACCGCTGTGGAGGACCAGTATTACTGCGTGGATTGCTACAAGAACTTTGTGGCCAAGAAGTGTGCTGGATGCAAGAACCCCATCACTG GGTTTGGTAAAGGCTCCAGTGTGGTGGCCTATGAAGGACAATCCTGGCACGACTACTGCTTCCACTGCAAAAAGTGCTCCGTGAACCTGGCCAACAAGCGCTTTGTTTTCCACGAGGAGCAAGTGTATTGCCCCGACTGTGCCAAAAAGCTGTAA